The sequence GTCTCGGCAATATCCGATCGACCAATATGGTTGCCTTGGGTGCCCTGCTGGCGCTGGGGGATATCTGCGACCAAGCGGGCGTGTTTGCCGCCATCGCACGGGTGGCGCCATCCAAGCTGGTGGAGTCCGCCATGGAGGCGGTCAAGGAAGGCTATGCGATTGCACGCAGCGCTCCGCCGCCGATGGCTGTTGCGCGGAACGGAGAGATCGAGCGGCTACCCCTGGTCCCGGTATGATGTCATTGCCGCGCGATGCTCGATTCGGGATCGGCATATTCCATGACCTCGGGGTAGTAACACATATAGCCCGATTCACATAAATCCGTTCTGGCCCTGACCCTTGTCGCGTAATCGAAAATCTCTTTCCCGGTATTGCCGCCTGCAACCCGGTCACGCACCGATCTGACCAGCTCGATGCTTTTTATTTTTCGCTCCAGAGGCGCTTCCCGGCCGGCGATCTTGATTGCGCTCAAGCCGACGCGCATGAAGTCGTGAATTGCGCATATGCCGCAGGGGCCAAAGGTGTAGCCCTGCTTCGATGTGCTGAAGCCACAGCTGAATTTGTACCAGGTCCATTCGACGTAGTCCTGCTCGTTTGCGAGCAGCAGGGCTTGCTCTTGCGGCTCGATCGCATTGCCGTCGCAGCGGTAATGGCTGTAGCGGTAATTGTCCATGCAGATCGGGCCGCCGTACTGCTGGGGCAAATGGATGGTATGACAGACACCTTCCTCATAAATGCAGCCGTCGTTGAGCACGAAGGCTTCGAACTCGAGCGCTGGCAGCGCGCGGGTCATGGCTTCGATCTCGGCCAGTTTCATGTAGCGCGGAAATATGATGCGGTTGGCGCCGATACTCTCGAACAGTTTGGCGGCCTGCGCATTGCGGCAAGCGGCAATCGAGCTGAGGTGCAAGCGGGCGTCGAGGCGCAGCTCCGAAATTTCGAGCAACAGCGCGGTGTCGGCAATGATGATGGCATCGCCACCCGCGTCTGAAAATCGCTCGGCAAGGCGCATCAACGATTCCGCCTGCGCTTGGGTGTAATGTTGCGCGTTGAGTACCAGCATCGCCTGTTTCCCGGCGCGATGGGTGATCGCGATGATCTGCTGCATATCCCGGTAGTCGCTGATGTTGCCGAACATGCGGCGGCTGATACTGGAAAGCCCGAACTGGCTCGCCCATTCCGTCGGCACCATGCCAAAGTAGATCTCGTCGGCGCCGGCCTCGAGAACCGCTCCGAGTTCCCTGATATGGCTAATTGGCGCGACGATTTTCATTCCAGTCTCCCGCCAGGATCAGTCTGCTGATCCAGCCCTTGTCGATTGCGATGCCCAGAACACGCTCCTGCTCTTCAGCGTAACGGTAGAAAACCGTATTGCCCCGCATGAAAGTCTCGAGTTCGTGCTGGCTGCGCTTTGCCGTGCGTTCCATCGTGCTGAAGTAGCTCAGACACTCCTTCTGACAGCTGTGCCCCGGCGTGAACTTTTTCTGCTTTGGAAGATGCAGGGAACCGGGGCGACAGATTCTGCCCTTGAGCGTGTAGCCGAAAGGAATGTGCACCGACAAATCCAGCCCGTTTGGCCTGAAATCCGTAGTTTCGGCAAAAGGGCGCACCTCGGTTTCCATGCGGGAAATCCTGAAGCGATGCAACATCCTGCTGAAAAAGGACGATTGCAATCCCGGTGGTATGGCCTGTGCCCAATCGGCCGATGGCAAGCGGGGATCCTTGATCATCTTGCACATCTGGCGACCGGCAACGGGATGCAGGCTCGCGAAATCCTGCATCAGCAATCGCAACGTCCCGAAATCATTGCAGACCACTTCGCTCGCCGCCGGCAGCAGAGGCAACAGCCGGCCCAGTTGCGCGATGCCCTTGTCGGCGAGCATTGGCGTGCACAGGCAGATCGACAAACCCCGCGATCGGCACCATTCGACCACGGCTTTCAGTTGCCCGGAGGTGGGCAGCAATCGCTCGCAGAACTCGTTGCCGAAATGAATGCCGTCGATGGGGTGCCCGGCCAGGGTCTCTGCGAACGGAATCCATTGCCAGCCGAGCGCCGTCAAGCAGGCCGAGGCCGTGAGTTCGCCGATCGGTGCCAGGTCTTTCACCCGCGCCACATCGCTGATTGCCAGGGCTAGCCCCGGAATCCGGGCATCCGTTGAAACTGCGGTACCGAGCATATGAATCACCCCCGAAACGCCGTACGCCTGGCTGCCGCTCGCTGAATCGCGGTTCATGCACGCCTCTGCGTGCGCCGATTTTCGCCGAGATGGATGTCTGGAATCATTTGATCAGCACGCATGGGGCTGACACGGATCAAGGTTTTTGCGCTTGCACCGATCACAAGGAGCCGGATGAGCGGTGGGCCGCTGTTGCCTGGGTAAACACCTGCCGGTCACGCGAACCCGTGGCAGCGTTTGTTGCCGGGCACGGCCAGGGCGGCGCACGACGGTTCCGTCTTGAGCTGTGCCGGGTTCTGGGCTAGCGTGACGGCTCGGCAGTTATCCAATGAGGTAGAAGACCGTGAAGAATCGGACCACGCTGCTTGGCGCGATACTCGTGTACACCCTTTGCGCCTGTGGCGCCGATTCCGGCACAGAGACTGCGGCCGCCACGGCCGAATCGTCAGCTGCTGCGAGCTCGGCCGCGGCGCCGCAACAGGTCGCCGATGTCGATGGCGCGCGGATAGTTGCGTCCGACAGCGAGCCCTTCAACTGGATGAGCCATGGCCGAAGCTATGACGAGCAGCGCTTCAGTCCGCTCGCGCAGATCGACGAAAGCAATGTCGCGCAGCTCGGCATCGACTGGTCCTTCGATTTTCCGACCCGGCGCGGCATGGAAGCAACACCGATCGTGGTGGATGGACGCATGTACGTCACCAGCACCTGGAGCAAGGTATACGCCTTCGACGCCGCGAGTGGCAGCATGTTGTGGCATTACGATCCCGAAGTGCCGGGAGCGTGGGCGGTACACCTGTGCTGCGATGCGGTGAATCGCGGCGTTGCAGTGTGGCAGGGCAAGGTGTTCGTCGGAACGCTCGACGGTCGTCTGGAAGCGCTCGATGCCGAAAACGGAAAGCGGCTGTGGTCGGTGCAGACCACGCCGACTGACAAACCCTATTCGATAACCGGCGCACCGCGCGTGGTCAAGGGCATGGTGATCATCGGCAATGGCGGTGCGGAGCTCGGGGTGCGAGGTTTTGTCAGCGCCTACGACGCCGCCACCGGCGCCCTGAAATGGCGTTTCTACACGGTCCCCGGTGATCCCGCACAACCATTCGAATCCGCGGCAATGGCAAAGGCCGCGGAAACCTGGAAAGGCGGCGAGTGGTGGAAATTCGGCGGCGGCGGCACGGTGTGGGATTCGATGGCCTATGATCCCGAGTTGAACCTGCTGTATATCGGTGTCGGCAACGGCTCGCCGTGGAACCAGCAGATACGCAGCCCCGGCGGTGGCGACAACCTGTACCTGTCATCGATCGTGGCGCTGAACCCGGATACCGGCGAGTACGTGTGGCATTACCAGACCACTCCCGGAGAGACCTGGGACTACACCGCCACGCAGCACCTGATCCTCGCCGATATCGAAATCGCCGGCGTGCCACGCAAGGTCATCATGCAGGCACCGAAGAACGGATTCTTCTATGTGCTCGACCGCAGCACCGGGGAATTCATTTCCGCCGAAGCCTATGCGCAGCAGAGCTGGACCACCGGCATCGACAAGACCACCGGGCGCCCGATACCGGTGGAGGAGGCGCGCTATCGCGGCAAGGAAGCGATCGTGTTCCCCTCGCCGCATGGTGCGCACAACTGGCACCCGATGAGTTACAGCCCGAAGACCGGGCTGGTTTACCTGCCGGTGCAGGAGATTCCGTTCGTGTACAAGCACGATGACAAATTCAAATTCACGCCCGGGCTGTGGAATATCGGCGTGATCGCGGAAGCGGCGGGAATGCCCGAAAACGCCGCGGCGGCCGCCGCCATACTGAAGATGGTTGAGGGTCGCCTGGTGGCCTGGGATCCGGTGGCGCAGAAGGAAGTCTGGCGGGTCGAGCAAGGTGTGCCGTTCAACGGTGGCGTGCTCAGCACCGCGGGCAACCTGGTGTTCCAGGGCAGTGCGCGTGGCGAATTTGCGGCTTATCGTGCGACCGACGGCGTGCAACTCTGGAGCAAGCCGGTGCAGACCGGCGTGGTGGCTCCGCCGATCAGTTATGCGGTGAATGGCAAACAGTATGTGGCGGTGGTGGTTGGCTGGGGTGGCGCATTGCCGCTTGCCGGCGGTGAAGTCGCGGCGCTGGCGGGTGTGGTCAATCGCAGCCGCCTGATCGTGTTCAGTCTGGACGGGAAGCAGCAGCTGGCGGAGCCGGTCGCCGAGGTGCGTGAACTCGCGCCGCCACCGCTGGAAGCCAGCGCCGAACAGGTGGCCGTCGGAAAAACGCTGTTTGCGGCCCGCTGCATGCCGTGTCATGGCGATGGCGCGGTCGGTGGTGGCGTGGTGCCCGACCTTCGTTACATGAGCGCGCAGACGCACGCCGAATTCGATGCAATCGTGCTCGGTGGGCTGCGCCACGAGAAAGGCATGGTCGGTTTCGCGAATGTGTCGGGCGGCGAGGTACTCGGCAAGGATGAGGTGGATGCGATACACGCCTACGTGACCAAGCGCGCCCACGACGCAATGGCCAGGCAATAGGCGCTGTCGGCAACAACTCTGACGGCGTTGGGGGGGAACATGGGCAGGAACTTGAAGCCTGGTGGATCGCCCGCTTCGGTTAGGGGTTCGATCGGCTCACAGAATCCGAAGCCCGATACCTATTACGATCCCCAGATGCTGACACCATCAGAGCTCGAATCATTGAAACAGGCAACGCAAGCGGCCTTCGATGAGGCAAACGCGCTGCTGACTGAAGGCGGGTACGGCAAGCGGCTCAAGTAATCTGCAGCCTATACTGCGATCTGTCCGCTCGCGACACGGTGAAATTCTGGGGGCCGTAGCCTGGTCCTTCGGGGCTTGCGCGCATTGTGGGGTTTCTCCCAGGCCCCACCGGGCGGGCACTGATGCTTGACTGGTCCTTAGTGACGCCCATGTCGGAAAGGGCTTTTGGTGGGTTTGATGGTAAAGCCCCGCGACCGTCTAACTGTGTTCGACCACCGTAATCAGACCCCTTCGCCTACTCCATCTCCGCCAGCAGCGCGCGACACCTCGGTCGCAGTGTTCGACCGGTGGTACTGCTCGCCACGTTCACCGTCTTACGGTTTCGCCGCGGCTGAATCCGGCGCGCGACAGCTTGGCAGCCATCTCAGCGAGGCGTTGTTCCTCTGTGGCGCTCAGGTGTCCGTCGGCGTATCCCCAGCCCCGGAAGCGCAGCCGCCGCCGCTACGACAGGGTATCCATGGTGGACGTTGCTCCGGCGTTGTGTCTGACAGGAGTGCAATTGTTTCCGCGACCCACGACACGCGGGACGGCATTGCCTCGCGTCACGCCGAGATCGGCGCGATCGTCGAGGCGCAAGCCGGTATCAACACATCGCACCGGGTCATGGCCGCCAGCTGAAACTCGCTCAGGCTCGGGCGCGCAATGCCTTCTTGTCGATCTTGCCGACCGCCGTCAGCGGAATCGCATCGAGCAGCACGATTTGCTTCGGCACCTTGAAGGTTGCCATGTTGGCACGGCAGAAATCGAAGATCTCCCGGCGTACCACTTCCGGGTCGCGCAGTTTTGCGGCGGCGGTGAGCTCGACATGGAGATTCACGATATCGTTGCCGGGCCGCCTGGTGTCCGGAGTGCCGATTAGCGCTGATTGGGCGATGCAATCCAGTGATTTGAGCTTGTCCTCGACTTCCACCGAAAACACCTTGTAGCCGCCCACGATCAGCATGTCCTTGGCCCGGTCGCAAACCGTGATGTAGCCCTCCTCGTCCATGAAGCCCACATCGCCGGTGAACATCCACGTCTTGCCGTCGAGTTCGCGCAGCGCACGCGCGGATTCCTGTGGCAGGTTCAGGTATCCGAGCATCACCTGCGGCCCGCTGGTGATGATCTCGCCGGCCTCGCCGAAAGCGAGCTCGCGGGTGCCGGTTTCGAGATCCACGATGCGGGTGTCGGCGCCGGCGACCGGAATGCCGACAGTGGCCGGTTTGCTGCGCATCGGTGGGTTGCAGACATGCACCGGGCCGGATTCGGTCATGCCGAATACATCCGACAGCCTGTTGGGGCCGATGATCGCCTCGATGCGCTTGCGGTCCTCGCCGGGTAGCGGGGCGGCTCCGCTCAGCGCGATCCGCAATCCTGAAAAATCGATCTCGCTGAAAGCCGGTGCAGCGACCAGCATCTGGTAGAGAGTGGGCACTGCCGCCATCCGTGTCGGCGCGAAGTGTTTCATCTGTGCGCACATGAATGCAACATCGCGCGGATCGGGTATCAGCAGCGTCAGGCAGCCGTAGCGGATGGCGGCGATATGGATTGACAGTCCCGCCATGTGGAACATCGGAAACGCCGACACCACCACTTCGTGTCTTCCGTCCCACGGCGCATAGGCCTCGCACTGCGCGGGGTTGTGCATCAGGTTGCGCACCGAGAGCATCGCGCCTTTCGGGCGCCCGGTGGTGCCGCCGGTGTACTGGATCATGAAGATGTCGTTCCACGCCACCGGTGTCTGCGCGCATTCGGGGAGTGCGTCGGCGAGCAGATCGGGATAACGCCACGTGCGGACGCCGGCGATGGCGGGCGCATCGCCACAGGGTTTGCCCAGGTGATCGGCGGCCCCGGTGACGATAATCGTGTGCAGGCAGGGCGGCAGCGGATCGATTCGTGCGAGCACGGCGCTCGCCAGCGAATCCAGCGTCAACAGCACCTTGATATTGGCATCCTGAACCTGGTACGCGATTTCGCCGGGTGCCATCAATGGCGACACGCCGGAGCCGATCGCCCCGAGACGCGACAGCGCGACCACCGCCACCAGGTATTGGGGAATATTCGGCAGATGGATGCCGACTGCATCGCCCTTGCCGATGCCCGCGCCTTTCAACGCGTTGGCAAAACGGCTCGCCAGTTCGTCGAGCGCGCGATAGGTGATCGCCAGATCGTGGAACTGCAGCGCCGTGGTCTCGGGCTGGCGGGCAGCGTGCAGGGAAATATGTTCCGCCAGTGGGCGGTCATCGAAGGGCGGTGGTGGTTCGAGTCCGAGCGATTCATGCAGTGCAAGCCAGGGGGCGGGACGAAACATGGTCTGAAGTACCTGCAGGTCGATCGAATCATGTGCCCTCAAGGCTAACGGTGTGGCCGGATAGCCGCAAGCAGGGCCGTTGGCAGTGGGTGATTCTGTTGCCTGTGGCAGCGCGGAGCGATGAATCACGTTGCGCATTGCCGGCGCCCGATCCGGGGGTATTGCATCACGCCACGATCACGTAACCTGTGCATCGGGCAGGCCGGGATGCACCAGCCGATGCAGGTGGATGAAGCGTGAAATGACAGCGAAACGGTTGCGCCATGGCGCGTGGATACTGCTCTGCCTGATCGCGACGGCAGCGGCAGCCGTCGAACCGGCAGGCTATGCCGGCTCGGCCGTCTGCGGCGAATGCCACGCCACGCAGTTCGAGGCCTGGTCCGGTTCGCATCATGCGCTCGCGATGGCTGAGGCGGACCGCAAGAATGTGCTCGGCGATTTCAACGATGCGCGTATCGATTACGCCGGGGTACAGACCCGATTCTTCGAACGCGGCGGGCGCTTCCACGTGCTGACCGACGGGCCCGACGGCAAGCTCACCGAGTATCCGCTGGTGTATACCTTTGGCGTCACGCCGTTGCAGCAGTATCTGATCGCATTTCCCGGTGGCCGTTACCAGGCGCTCGGTATTGCCTGGGATTCGCGCGCCAAAGCGGACGGGGGGCAACGCTGGTTTCATCTCTATCCGGAGGAACGGATCACCGCTACCGATCCGCTGCACTGGACCGGCCCCTACCAGCGCTGGAACAGCCGCTGCGCGGAGTGTCATTCCACGGGCCTCGACAAGGGCTATGACCGGCAGGCGCAGAGCTGGAACACGCGCTGGGCGGAAATCAGCGTGGGGTGCGAGTCCTGTCATGGCCCCGGCAAGGCGCATGTCGACAGCGCGCGCGCGGGTGGCCGCAGCGCTCTTCCGGTCGACCCGGGGCGCGCGGGCCGCTGGACCTTTGCCGCCGGCGCAAGGATTGCGTCACGTGTCGATGCATCCGCGCAGGGTCCGCAGCTCGCGGTGTGCGCACCGTGCCATTCGCGACGCCAGAACATTGCCGCCTACCGTCCGGGCACGGCCTATCTCGATGCGCACGTGCCGGCGCTGCTGGATACCTCGCTCTATTTCGCCGATGGCCAGATCCGCGACGAGGTGTTCGAGTACGGATCCTTCCTGCAGAGTCGCATGGCGCAACGCGGCGTGAGCTGCACCGATTGCCACGAGGCGCACAGCGTCAGGCTGCGTGCCGAGGGCAACGCGGTATGCCATCGATGCCACGAGCCGGACGTATTCGACAGCGTGGCGCATCATCACCACGAACCGGGCAGCACGGGTGCGCAGTGCGCCAATTGTCATATGCCCTCGCGTACCTACATGGTGGTGGATCCGCGGCGCGACCACGGATTCCGGGTGCCCGATCCGTGGTTGAGCGAAGCGGCGGACAGCCCCGATGTCTGCACCGGCTGCCATCGGGAGCGGGATCACGCATGGGCACAAAAGACCTTCGCGGCCTGGGGCTTGCAGGCGCATCCCGATACCCCGCAACGCCTGCTGGCGCGCTCGCGCAATCCGACCGTCGAGGGCGTGCGTGCCGGGCGCCAGCTGGCCGGCGATCCGGGCGCGCCGCCGATGCAGCGGGCCACGGCATTGGCCGAACTGCGGGTCATGGCGGAATCCGATCTGCAACTTCTGGCCGCTGCGCTGCGCGAACCCGAGCCGCTGTTGCGTCTCGGTGCCGCGCAGGCGCTCGCCGGTTTGCCGCCCGAGTATGCGCATGCGATGGCGTGGCCGCTGCTCGATGACGCCACCAGGGCCGTGCGCCTCGAAGCCACGCGCGTGCTGGCGCCGTTGCCGGATGCCCAGCTCTCGGCGGCGCAGCGCGCGCGCCGCGAACAGGCGTTGAAGGAATACATAGAGGCCCAACACGCGGCGGCGGACCTTGCCGGTGGACCGATGAACGTGGCCGCGCTGGAACTCGCGCGCGGGCGCCTCGACGAGGCCGAGAAATCCTATCGCGAGGCGTTGGTGCTGGAGCCCGCGCTGGTGCCGGCGTGGCTCAATCTGGCGGATCTCTACCGGGCGCGCGGAAACGAGGCGCAGGCCGGCGAGGCGATCGCCCGTGCGCTGGCAGTCGCGCCGGAAGCAGCCTCGGTACACCATGCGCTTGGCCTGCACCTGGTACGTGCCGGGCAGCAGGCGAGGGCGCTGGAGGAACTGGCGCGGGCGCAATCACTGGCGCCCGATGATGCCCGCTATGGTTATGTGCTGGCGGTCGCGCTGCACTCCGCGGGGCGTGGCAGCGAGGCGATCGATGTCGCACGCGAAGCGAGCCGGCGCAATCCCGTCGATGCGTCGCTGCTGCAGTTGCTGGCCTCGCTGTACCGCGACCAGGGAAAATTGCCGGAGGCTGGCGCCGCAATGCGCCAGCTCGGCGAACTGAACGCCGCGCTCGCGAAGTAGCGATGGCGCGTCGGCAGTGTTTTTTTGTTTGCGGCTTGCAATTTCCCGCGCTCGCGTCAATGATTGATGTGGACGTGTCACACAGGAGCAACAACACCCAGCCAGGCTATCCAGACATCAGTGCAATACCAGATCTTCTCCCATATCGATGAGGTTCCCAACCTATGCCGAAGAGATCCCAAGCACGACGCAAGGCCTACCAGCGACAAAACCACGAAGACA comes from Gammaproteobacteria bacterium and encodes:
- a CDS encoding PQQ-dependent dehydrogenase, methanol/ethanol family gives rise to the protein MKNRTTLLGAILVYTLCACGADSGTETAAATAESSAAASSAAAPQQVADVDGARIVASDSEPFNWMSHGRSYDEQRFSPLAQIDESNVAQLGIDWSFDFPTRRGMEATPIVVDGRMYVTSTWSKVYAFDAASGSMLWHYDPEVPGAWAVHLCCDAVNRGVAVWQGKVFVGTLDGRLEALDAENGKRLWSVQTTPTDKPYSITGAPRVVKGMVIIGNGGAELGVRGFVSAYDAATGALKWRFYTVPGDPAQPFESAAMAKAAETWKGGEWWKFGGGGTVWDSMAYDPELNLLYIGVGNGSPWNQQIRSPGGGDNLYLSSIVALNPDTGEYVWHYQTTPGETWDYTATQHLILADIEIAGVPRKVIMQAPKNGFFYVLDRSTGEFISAEAYAQQSWTTGIDKTTGRPIPVEEARYRGKEAIVFPSPHGAHNWHPMSYSPKTGLVYLPVQEIPFVYKHDDKFKFTPGLWNIGVIAEAAGMPENAAAAAAILKMVEGRLVAWDPVAQKEVWRVEQGVPFNGGVLSTAGNLVFQGSARGEFAAYRATDGVQLWSKPVQTGVVAPPISYAVNGKQYVAVVVGWGGALPLAGGEVAALAGVVNRSRLIVFSLDGKQQLAEPVAEVRELAPPPLEASAEQVAVGKTLFAARCMPCHGDGAVGGGVVPDLRYMSAQTHAEFDAIVLGGLRHEKGMVGFANVSGGEVLGKDEVDAIHAYVTKRAHDAMARQ
- a CDS encoding AMP-binding protein, whose protein sequence is MFRPAPWLALHESLGLEPPPPFDDRPLAEHISLHAARQPETTALQFHDLAITYRALDELASRFANALKGAGIGKGDAVGIHLPNIPQYLVAVVALSRLGAIGSGVSPLMAPGEIAYQVQDANIKVLLTLDSLASAVLARIDPLPPCLHTIIVTGAADHLGKPCGDAPAIAGVRTWRYPDLLADALPECAQTPVAWNDIFMIQYTGGTTGRPKGAMLSVRNLMHNPAQCEAYAPWDGRHEVVVSAFPMFHMAGLSIHIAAIRYGCLTLLIPDPRDVAFMCAQMKHFAPTRMAAVPTLYQMLVAAPAFSEIDFSGLRIALSGAAPLPGEDRKRIEAIIGPNRLSDVFGMTESGPVHVCNPPMRSKPATVGIPVAGADTRIVDLETGTRELAFGEAGEIITSGPQVMLGYLNLPQESARALRELDGKTWMFTGDVGFMDEEGYITVCDRAKDMLIVGGYKVFSVEVEDKLKSLDCIAQSALIGTPDTRRPGNDIVNLHVELTAAAKLRDPEVVRREIFDFCRANMATFKVPKQIVLLDAIPLTAVGKIDKKALRARA
- a CDS encoding U32 family peptidase — its product is MKIVAPISHIRELGAVLEAGADEIYFGMVPTEWASQFGLSSISRRMFGNISDYRDMQQIIAITHRAGKQAMLVLNAQHYTQAQAESLMRLAERFSDAGGDAIIIADTALLLEISELRLDARLHLSSIAACRNAQAAKLFESIGANRIIFPRYMKLAEIEAMTRALPALEFEAFVLNDGCIYEEGVCHTIHLPQQYGGPICMDNYRYSHYRCDGNAIEPQEQALLLANEQDYVEWTWYKFSCGFSTSKQGYTFGPCGICAIHDFMRVGLSAIKIAGREAPLERKIKSIELVRSVRDRVAGGNTGKEIFDYATRVRARTDLCESGYMCYYPEVMEYADPESSIARQ